In one window of Hymenobacter nivis DNA:
- a CDS encoding hydroxymethylglutaryl-CoA reductase, whose amino-acid sequence MKSYSFDAHDLQGNCEHFMGVAQVPVGLAGPLTVNGEHAQGDFLIPMATTEGTLVASYNRGMQVLNLCGGVKCTVIGDAMQRAPVFVFSDARGARDFGKWVADNLERIRPEAESTSRIAKLQYIDTYLANKFAYLRFNFSTGDAAGQNMVGRATFAACSWILANYGGPKVEHFYLESNFTTDKKASQINVMRTRGKRVTAEAVIKRDILQQRMRVTPEQLAYHGQVSNVGAFLSGANNNGAHSANGITALFIATGQDVANVSESSAGVLYSEVTKEGDLYINITTPSLIVATHGGGTGLATQNECLRLLGCTGRGTVYKFAEIVAGVVLAGELSLGAAISSSDWVSSHEQYGRNR is encoded by the coding sequence TTGAAGTCGTACTCGTTTGATGCGCACGACTTGCAGGGCAACTGCGAGCACTTCATGGGCGTGGCGCAGGTGCCGGTGGGCCTGGCGGGGCCCCTGACCGTGAACGGCGAGCATGCGCAGGGCGACTTCCTCATCCCGATGGCCACCACCGAGGGCACGCTCGTGGCCAGCTACAACCGCGGCATGCAGGTGCTGAACCTGTGCGGCGGCGTGAAGTGCACCGTGATTGGCGACGCCATGCAGCGGGCCCCGGTGTTTGTGTTCAGCGACGCGCGCGGGGCCCGCGACTTCGGTAAGTGGGTGGCCGACAACCTGGAGCGTATCCGGCCGGAGGCCGAAAGTACGTCGCGCATCGCCAAGCTCCAGTACATCGACACGTACCTGGCCAACAAGTTTGCCTACCTGCGTTTCAACTTTTCGACCGGCGACGCGGCGGGCCAGAACATGGTGGGCCGCGCCACCTTCGCCGCCTGCTCCTGGATTCTGGCCAACTACGGGGGCCCTAAAGTCGAGCATTTCTACCTCGAATCGAACTTCACCACCGATAAAAAGGCCTCGCAAATCAACGTGATGCGCACCCGCGGCAAGCGCGTGACGGCGGAGGCCGTAATTAAGCGCGACATCTTGCAACAGCGCATGCGCGTGACGCCCGAGCAGCTGGCCTACCACGGGCAGGTGAGCAACGTAGGTGCCTTTCTCTCAGGCGCTAATAACAACGGGGCCCACTCGGCCAACGGCATTACGGCGCTGTTCATTGCCACGGGGCAGGACGTGGCCAACGTGAGCGAGTCGAGCGCCGGCGTGCTGTACTCAGAGGTGACAAAGGAGGGCGACTTGTACATCAACATCACCACCCCGAGCCTGATTGTGGCCACCCACGGCGGCGGCACCGGCCTGGCTACCCAAAACGAATGCCTGCGCCTGCTGGGCTGCACAGGCCGCGGCACGGTGTACAAGTTCGCCGAAATCGTGGCCGGCGTGGTACTAGCCGGCGAGCTGAGCCTGGGCGCCGCCATCAGCAGCTCGGACTGGGTGAGTAGCCACGAGCAATACGGCCGCAACCGCTAG
- a CDS encoding DUF3891 family protein: MKCCCVNSSANRWRAQLAWAWPPFLPPDRWVGLLAAVAQHDDEQAAWHGRGGHHGLTPAGAPVNFTQKDFSQAQAQDLLHAARFQGQWRSLLASLHLSCLYEPLRGSAPTTTAFLDELKASQQRWGLALGTTPAEARRAYDLLHWCARLSLILCRHELPEMSREVEISPLPAGHWAYASFVRQPGGGAARLPCCGPGPSPPTRWP, encoded by the coding sequence TTGAAATGCTGCTGCGTAAACTCTTCGGCAAACCGCTGGCGGGCCCAGCTGGCCTGGGCCTGGCCGCCCTTTCTGCCCCCCGACCGCTGGGTGGGTTTGCTGGCGGCCGTGGCACAGCACGACGACGAGCAGGCGGCCTGGCACGGCCGCGGCGGCCACCACGGCCTCACGCCCGCCGGGGCCCCGGTCAACTTCACGCAAAAGGATTTCTCGCAGGCGCAGGCGCAGGATCTGCTGCACGCCGCCCGCTTCCAGGGGCAGTGGCGCAGCTTGCTTGCCAGCCTGCATCTGAGCTGCTTGTACGAGCCGCTGCGCGGCAGCGCGCCCACTACCACGGCCTTCCTCGACGAGCTGAAGGCCAGCCAGCAGCGCTGGGGCCTGGCCCTGGGCACCACGCCCGCCGAGGCTCGCCGCGCCTACGACCTGCTGCACTGGTGCGCCCGGCTCTCGCTCATCCTCTGCCGGCACGAGCTGCCCGAGATGAGCCGCGAGGTGGAAATCAGCCCGCTGCCGGCCGGCCACTGGGCCTACGCCAGCTTCGTGCGCCAGCCCGGGGGGGGGGCGGCGCGCCTGCCGTGCTGCGGCCCTGGCCCTTCGCCGCCGACGCGCTGGCCGTGA
- a CDS encoding YihY/virulence factor BrkB family protein, protein MATYKFSDILQVLKSSASEFMENNSFRHAAALSYYTIFSLPPLLIIVITVASKFLGHDAVTGQVYGQLKGLVGPESAKFLQDSIATFTLQNKSGLATAIGVGTLIFAATTFFVTLQESINDIWNLKVKTTGIGIGDYVRQRLLSFGLILSVALLLLISFVISAVLSAFTGWLQYLIPAAGVIAIKVVDFALSLGVTTLLFALIYRFLPDAIIRWRDVSVGAFITALLFVLGKILIAVYIGFANPGSAFGAAGSAIVLLLWINYSSLIIFFGAEFTQEFADAFGQKVQPKAHAVRVRVEEVKPGESDEEKATGRPQATGRWRD, encoded by the coding sequence ATGGCGACGTATAAATTTTCGGATATTCTGCAAGTGTTGAAGTCGTCGGCCAGCGAGTTCATGGAAAACAACTCGTTCCGGCACGCGGCGGCGCTGTCGTACTACACCATTTTTTCGCTGCCTCCGCTATTAATCATCGTCATCACGGTGGCCAGCAAGTTCCTGGGCCACGACGCCGTGACGGGCCAGGTGTACGGCCAGCTCAAGGGGTTGGTGGGGCCCGAATCGGCTAAGTTCCTGCAAGACAGCATCGCCACCTTCACCTTGCAAAACAAGAGCGGGCTGGCTACCGCCATCGGGGTGGGCACGCTGATTTTTGCGGCCACCACGTTCTTCGTCACGCTCCAGGAAAGCATCAACGACATCTGGAACCTGAAGGTGAAAACCACCGGCATCGGTATCGGCGACTACGTGCGCCAGCGCCTGCTCTCCTTCGGCCTCATCCTGAGCGTGGCCCTGCTGCTGCTTATATCCTTCGTCATCAGCGCCGTGCTGAGCGCCTTCACCGGCTGGCTCCAGTACCTGATTCCGGCCGCCGGGGTTATTGCCATCAAAGTGGTGGATTTTGCGCTGTCGCTGGGCGTCACCACGCTGCTGTTTGCCCTCATCTACCGCTTCCTGCCCGACGCCATTATCCGGTGGCGCGACGTGAGCGTGGGGGCCTTCATCACGGCGTTGCTGTTTGTGCTGGGGAAGATCCTCATCGCCGTGTATATCGGCTTTGCCAACCCCGGCTCGGCCTTCGGGGCGGCGGGCTCGGCCATCGTGCTGCTGCTCTGGATCAACTACTCCTCGCTCATCATCTTTTTCGGCGCCGAGTTCACCCAGGAATTCGCCGATGCCTTCGGCCAAAAAGTACAGCCCAAGGCCCACGCCGTACGCGTGCGCGTCGAGGAAGTGAAGCCCGGCGAGTCAGATGAGGAAAAAGCCACTGGCCGCCCCCAGGCCACGGGAAGGTGGCGCGATTAG
- the rlmN gene encoding 23S rRNA (adenine(2503)-C(2))-methyltransferase RlmN, with amino-acid sequence MLFELPLAPAPTKRDIRKLSADDLKAFLVEHGEKPFRAKQVQEWLWKNAAGSFEEMNNLSLATRELLGAHFVINGVTVQNQQRSNDGTIKSAFKLYDGNIVEGVLIPHDTRMTACISSQVGCSLTCKFCATGYMDRKRNLDAAEIYDQVVRIREQCEGQYGTPLTNIVYMGMGEPLLNYANVVESVRRITAPDGLNMAPRRITISTAGIAKMIKKLADDDVKANLALSLHAPTDAKRNEIMPINEANSLGALKEALQYYHAKTGRKVTYEYIVFENFNDTLEDAENLLKISKWLPCKINLIEYNPIENADYRNTGEENLMSFHQYLADRGVQTNLRRSRGKDIDAACGQLAVKEKAAAA; translated from the coding sequence ATGCTATTTGAACTGCCCCTCGCCCCCGCGCCCACCAAGCGCGACATCCGCAAACTTTCGGCCGACGACCTGAAGGCTTTTCTGGTGGAGCACGGCGAGAAGCCCTTCCGCGCCAAGCAGGTGCAGGAGTGGCTGTGGAAGAACGCGGCCGGCTCGTTTGAGGAGATGAACAACCTCTCGCTGGCCACCCGCGAGCTACTGGGGGCCCACTTCGTTATCAACGGCGTGACGGTGCAAAACCAGCAGCGCAGCAACGACGGCACCATCAAGTCGGCCTTCAAGCTCTACGACGGCAACATTGTGGAGGGCGTGCTCATCCCGCACGATACGCGCATGACGGCCTGCATCAGCAGCCAGGTGGGCTGCTCGCTGACGTGTAAGTTTTGCGCCACCGGCTACATGGACCGCAAGCGTAACCTGGACGCGGCCGAGATTTACGACCAAGTGGTGCGCATCCGCGAGCAGTGCGAGGGCCAGTACGGCACGCCGCTTACCAACATCGTGTACATGGGCATGGGCGAGCCGCTGCTCAACTACGCCAACGTGGTGGAAAGCGTGCGCCGCATCACCGCCCCCGACGGCCTGAACATGGCCCCGCGCCGCATCACCATCAGCACGGCCGGCATCGCCAAGATGATTAAGAAGCTGGCCGACGACGACGTGAAGGCCAACCTGGCCCTGAGCCTGCACGCGCCCACCGACGCCAAGCGCAACGAAATCATGCCCATCAACGAGGCCAACTCGCTGGGGGCCCTAAAGGAAGCTTTGCAGTACTACCACGCCAAAACCGGCCGCAAAGTCACCTACGAGTACATCGTATTTGAGAACTTCAACGACACGCTGGAAGACGCCGAGAACCTGCTGAAAATCAGCAAGTGGCTGCCCTGCAAAATCAACCTCATCGAGTACAACCCCATCGAAAACGCGGACTACCGCAACACCGGCGAGGAAAACCTCATGTCGTTCCACCAGTACCTGGCCGACCGCGGCGTGCAAACCAACCTGCGCCGCTCGCGTGGCAAGGACATCGACGCCGCCTGCGGACAATTGGCGGTGAAGGAGAAGGCGGCGGCAGCTTAG
- a CDS encoding thioesterase family protein has protein sequence MARVKVELPAAFSFAVEIPVRITDLNYGAHLGNDALLSILHEARVQYLAHLGTAEFDAATRLGFIMADVAIEYKGEAFHGDVLRIEVGPLDLNKYGFDLVYWVKNQAGKEIARAKTGMLCFDYNTRKLRGLPEELAARLG, from the coding sequence ATGGCCCGCGTAAAAGTAGAGTTGCCCGCCGCTTTCTCCTTCGCGGTGGAAATCCCCGTCCGCATCACCGACCTCAACTACGGGGCCCACCTCGGCAACGACGCGCTACTCAGCATCTTGCACGAGGCGCGGGTGCAGTACCTGGCCCACCTCGGCACGGCCGAATTTGACGCCGCCACCCGCCTGGGCTTCATCATGGCCGACGTGGCCATCGAGTACAAGGGCGAGGCGTTTCACGGCGATGTGCTGCGCATCGAAGTAGGGCCCCTGGACCTGAATAAGTACGGGTTCGACCTAGTGTACTGGGTGAAAAACCAGGCCGGCAAGGAAATAGCCCGCGCCAAAACCGGGATGCTCTGCTTCGACTACAACACCCGCAAACTGCGCGGGCTACCCGAGGAGTTGGCGGCGCGGCTAGGATAA
- the mnmD gene encoding tRNA (5-methylaminomethyl-2-thiouridine)(34)-methyltransferase MnmD gives MSNLLVEVRTTEDGSLTLFVPALHEHYHSTHGARREAVHVFVGAGLGPLLAAGPTAGGPLRILEVGLGTGLNALLTLAAGQAAGARIAYDGLETYPLPRAVVAALQPEWDQQGPGPAGQFARLHAAPWNVPVELAPGFTVQKVPRAVQTVALAPGHYHLIYFDAFAPEKQPELWTEAVFAKLFAAAAPGALLVSYCAQGQFRRNLRAAGWLTEKLPGPPGKREMTRARKPS, from the coding sequence ATGAGCAATTTGCTGGTAGAGGTGCGCACCACGGAGGACGGCTCGCTCACGCTGTTCGTGCCGGCGCTGCACGAGCATTACCACTCCACGCACGGGGCCCGGCGGGAGGCGGTGCACGTGTTCGTCGGGGCCGGGCTGGGGCCGCTGCTGGCCGCCGGCCCCACTGCCGGTGGGCCCCTGCGCATCCTCGAAGTGGGCCTGGGCACTGGCCTGAATGCCCTGCTGACGCTGGCCGCTGGCCAAGCCGCGGGCGCGCGCATTGCCTACGACGGGCTGGAAACCTACCCGCTGCCCCGCGCCGTGGTGGCCGCCTTGCAGCCCGAGTGGGACCAGCAGGGCCCCGGGCCGGCCGGGCAGTTTGCCCGCCTGCACGCCGCGCCCTGGAACGTGCCGGTGGAACTGGCGCCCGGCTTCACCGTGCAAAAAGTGCCCCGGGCCGTGCAAACCGTCGCGCTGGCCCCGGGCCACTACCACCTGATTTATTTCGACGCCTTCGCCCCCGAAAAGCAGCCCGAGCTGTGGACGGAAGCCGTATTTGCGAAGCTATTCGCGGCCGCTGCGCCCGGGGCCCTATTGGTGAGCTACTGCGCCCAGGGCCAGTTCCGGCGCAACCTGCGGGCCGCCGGCTGGCTTACCGAGAAGCTGCCGGGCCCCCCCGGCAAGCGCGAGATGACGCGGGCCCGCAAGCCGTCGTAG
- a CDS encoding DUF2157 domain-containing protein — protein MSHKFLRIESPAWVAEGLITEAQRQLLLARYPPDAVPAVGLLPLLGSLLVALSALSVVAANWAALPPVARLALLLSSLVGSYAGGHYFMQRGNRTLGRGLVGLGLVLFGVSIILVSQTYQLVGYDASGLLAWVVAGVALAYAHRSRMLAALTVLIGAAVQTYCTQALGSFSYATAALLAGGLGYLWWRRPDGLLSTVLSAGLLWQAALWVGVSHAKITWFFIPAMVVYAAGDWQPDRHAGRNAQAPPLIAAYLFALGLALFGETDAYAGLLRPPVLAYLGALAAVLALSVAGKKQRGRLDTLPDWLLLLPGFYLPGGLPLAIATLVVLYAHAGSVLVRAHRAGDADQLTLGTVLFVGATMVAYFKLTWAFLDKSLFFLLGGVLLLGLSWYLRRRNARVLAAAGAPGPAAKPTE, from the coding sequence ATGAGCCATAAATTTCTCCGTATCGAAAGCCCGGCCTGGGTGGCCGAGGGCCTCATCACGGAGGCCCAGCGGCAGCTGCTGCTGGCCCGCTACCCGCCCGATGCCGTGCCCGCCGTGGGCCTGCTGCCGCTGCTGGGCAGCCTGCTGGTGGCCCTGAGCGCCCTGAGCGTGGTGGCGGCCAACTGGGCCGCGTTGCCGCCGGTGGCGCGCCTGGCCCTACTACTGAGCAGCTTGGTAGGGTCCTACGCGGGTGGACACTACTTCATGCAGCGCGGCAACCGCACGCTGGGCCGGGGCCTGGTAGGCCTGGGGCTGGTGCTGTTCGGCGTCAGCATCATCCTCGTCAGCCAGACCTACCAGCTGGTGGGCTACGACGCTAGTGGGCTGCTGGCCTGGGTGGTGGCTGGCGTGGCCCTGGCCTACGCGCACCGCAGCCGCATGCTGGCCGCCCTCACCGTGCTGATTGGGGCGGCGGTGCAAACCTATTGCACCCAGGCGCTGGGCAGCTTTAGCTACGCCACCGCCGCGCTACTGGCCGGGGGCCTGGGCTACCTTTGGTGGCGCCGTCCCGATGGCCTGCTGAGCACCGTGCTGTCGGCCGGCTTGCTGTGGCAGGCGGCGCTGTGGGTGGGCGTTTCGCACGCCAAAATCACCTGGTTTTTCATCCCAGCCATGGTCGTGTACGCGGCCGGCGACTGGCAGCCCGACCGCCACGCCGGCCGTAATGCGCAGGCGCCCCCGCTAATAGCGGCCTACCTGTTTGCCCTGGGCCTGGCCCTGTTTGGCGAAACCGATGCCTACGCTGGCCTGCTGCGGCCGCCGGTGCTGGCCTACCTGGGGGCCCTGGCGGCGGTGCTGGCGCTGTCGGTGGCGGGCAAAAAGCAGCGCGGCCGCCTCGATACGCTGCCCGACTGGCTGCTGCTACTGCCGGGCTTTTATTTGCCGGGCGGGCTACCGCTGGCCATTGCCACGCTGGTGGTGCTGTACGCCCACGCCGGCTCGGTGCTGGTGCGCGCCCACCGCGCCGGCGACGCCGACCAGCTCACGCTGGGCACGGTGCTGTTTGTGGGGGCCACCATGGTGGCGTACTTCAAGCTGACGTGGGCGTTCCTCGACAAGTCGCTGTTCTTCCTGCTCGGCGGGGTGCTGCTGCTGGGCCTGAGCTGGTACCTGCGCCGCCGCAACGCCCGGGTGCTGGCCGCCGCCGGGGCCCCGGGCCCCGCCGCCAAACCTACCGAGTAG
- a CDS encoding GDYXXLXY domain-containing protein — protein sequence MAPVAAAVPEAPPRFKLLPRLLVGAQVLYVLGVAGAGYATTALGKAVVLAATPADLTTLKTTDFVRLRYAVATVPRAQWQGPEAPHTRQSVYVLLASAGAPAAATVLGVYAAEPRAAAGQAVLRGWVTDVFPRTLGLRYGLERYYVPAASVLRKSTVARPLRVQVRIAPWGQARIVEVSE from the coding sequence ATGGCCCCCGTTGCCGCCGCCGTTCCCGAAGCCCCGCCCCGGTTCAAGCTGCTGCCGCGGCTGCTGGTGGGGGCCCAGGTACTGTACGTGCTGGGCGTGGCCGGCGCGGGCTACGCCACCACCGCCCTGGGCAAAGCCGTGGTGCTGGCCGCCACCCCCGCCGACCTCACCACCCTCAAAACCACCGATTTCGTGCGCCTGCGCTACGCCGTGGCCACCGTGCCCCGCGCCCAGTGGCAGGGTCCCGAAGCGCCCCACACCCGCCAAAGCGTGTACGTGCTGCTTGCTTCGGCCGGGGCCCCCGCCGCGGCCACCGTGCTGGGTGTGTACGCTGCCGAGCCCCGCGCCGCGGCCGGCCAAGCGGTGCTGCGCGGCTGGGTCACCGACGTATTTCCGCGCACCCTGGGGCTGCGCTACGGCCTGGAGCGCTACTACGTGCCGGCGGCCAGCGTGCTGCGCAAGTCCACCGTGGCCCGGCCGCTGCGGGTGCAGGTGCGCATCGCGCCCTGGGGCCAAGCCCGCATTGTGGAGGTGAGCGAATAA
- a CDS encoding energy transducer TonB yields the protein MMNNAQLATASLDDIVFDGRNRTYGAYVLRHLYQRHVTRALGIALALLALLVGGQALARLIRGPEVVVPFAPTGIGNPEVKPLIIDPIVLPPPPVAAVQSKTMAVNSTKFDSIKIVHNNVITEEIPEQEALASTHVAAVTIKGGIDEGALKELESTVGPNTITGETVSDKSYISVEQMPQLPGGGGTEAIVAAIQKAARFPAQALANGVEGKVFASFVVNAQGEVTDLKIVKGLGSGLDEETLRAISKLPRFIPGRQNGRAVSVQYTVPISFRMDK from the coding sequence ATGATGAACAATGCCCAGCTGGCCACGGCCAGCCTCGACGACATCGTATTCGACGGCCGCAACCGAACCTACGGGGCCTACGTGCTGCGCCACCTCTACCAGCGCCACGTGACGCGGGCGCTCGGCATTGCCCTCGCCCTGCTGGCATTGCTGGTGGGCGGCCAGGCCCTGGCACGGCTAATTAGGGGCCCCGAAGTGGTGGTTCCCTTCGCGCCCACCGGAATTGGCAACCCCGAGGTGAAACCGCTAATTATTGACCCAATTGTGTTGCCGCCGCCGCCCGTAGCCGCCGTGCAATCCAAAACGATGGCCGTCAATTCGACCAAATTCGACAGCATCAAGATCGTCCACAATAATGTGATTACCGAGGAAATTCCGGAGCAGGAAGCATTGGCCAGCACCCACGTAGCCGCCGTGACCATCAAAGGCGGAATTGACGAAGGCGCGCTTAAAGAGCTGGAAAGCACCGTGGGGCCCAACACTATTACGGGCGAAACCGTCAGCGACAAGTCCTACATATCGGTGGAGCAGATGCCGCAGTTGCCCGGCGGCGGCGGCACCGAGGCCATTGTGGCGGCCATCCAAAAGGCGGCGCGCTTTCCCGCTCAGGCCCTGGCCAACGGCGTGGAGGGCAAGGTATTCGCCAGCTTCGTGGTGAACGCGCAGGGCGAAGTAACGGACCTGAAAATTGTGAAGGGCCTGGGCTCGGGCCTGGACGAAGAAACGCTACGCGCCATCAGCAAGCTGCCGCGCTTCATACCTGGACGGCAAAACGGCCGGGCCGTGAGCGTGCAGTACACCGTACCGATTTCCTTCCGCATGGATAAGTAG
- a CDS encoding ExbD/TolR family protein, protein MAALEPKASAPTPNGRRRSKKVSTRIDMTPMVDLAFLLLTFFMLTTTFAKPYVMQLTMPVPDEAHPTAVPASKSLTVILGKNHRVHYYFGLNQPADKTVAAARLETTDFGPRGVRQVLLARQQRGPVVVLIKPGADSQYKDMVDILDEMSITNQRQYALTKLSPADLTLLTSNPL, encoded by the coding sequence ATGGCCGCCCTCGAACCGAAAGCCTCCGCCCCCACTCCCAACGGCCGCCGACGAAGTAAGAAGGTGTCGACCCGCATCGACATGACGCCGATGGTGGACCTCGCGTTTCTGCTGCTCACGTTTTTCATGCTCACCACCACGTTCGCCAAACCCTACGTGATGCAGCTGACCATGCCCGTACCCGATGAAGCGCACCCCACGGCCGTGCCCGCTTCGAAGAGCCTGACCGTCATCCTGGGCAAAAACCACCGGGTGCACTACTACTTCGGCCTGAACCAGCCGGCCGACAAAACGGTGGCCGCCGCCCGGTTGGAAACCACGGATTTTGGGCCCCGGGGCGTCCGGCAGGTGCTGCTAGCCCGTCAGCAGCGGGGCCCCGTGGTGGTGCTCATCAAGCCCGGCGCCGACTCGCAGTACAAAGACATGGTGGACATTCTCGACGAGATGAGCATCACCAACCAGCGGCAATATGCCCTCACCAAGCTTTCCCCCGCCGACCTCACCCTTTTAACCAGCAACCCATTATGA
- a CDS encoding 5-formyltetrahydrofolate cyclo-ligase, whose amino-acid sequence MTKPALRRTALARRGALTAAEVAARSELISAQLFQYFPVVAWRWLHVFLPLISKNEPDTWAVIRHIWADFPGLRLAAPVVQPDGISLKHYELIAATPLVANRWGIPEPVGAPAAAVAPAAFDAVLVPLLACDVAGQRVGYGGGFYDRFLAQCRPGTIFIGLNILDEPPGASLADMLPTDVALTALVTPAGVWHF is encoded by the coding sequence ATGACCAAACCCGCCCTGCGCCGCACCGCCCTGGCCCGCCGCGGGGCCCTAACGGCCGCCGAAGTGGCGGCGCGCAGCGAATTAATTAGCGCGCAATTATTCCAGTATTTCCCGGTGGTGGCGTGGCGGTGGCTGCACGTGTTTCTACCATTAATTAGCAAGAATGAGCCGGATACCTGGGCGGTTATTCGGCACATTTGGGCCGATTTTCCGGGCTTGCGGCTGGCGGCGCCGGTGGTACAGCCCGACGGCATTTCGCTGAAGCACTACGAGTTGATAGCCGCTACGCCGCTGGTGGCCAACCGCTGGGGCATCCCGGAGCCGGTGGGGGCCCCAGCGGCGGCAGTTGCGCCCGCCGCCTTCGATGCGGTGCTGGTGCCGCTGCTGGCCTGCGACGTGGCGGGGCAGCGAGTGGGCTACGGCGGCGGGTTTTACGACCGGTTTTTGGCGCAGTGCCGACCGGGCACCATATTCATTGGGCTAAACATTTTGGACGAGCCGCCGGGGGCCTCGCTGGCTGATATGCTGCCCACCGACGTGGCCCTGACAGCCCTCGTGACGCCGGCGGGCGTGTGGCATTTTTAG
- a CDS encoding Imm50 family immunity protein, with translation MPTPNVANKESLIQYLGHWPSFHDAEIVSLKFTRGVPEYWPVICLEIDIIGVCLVELEFQEVRDYQLDGFNHQNVIFDIRFNEEDGLVNCEIDTSYGLNGSIIAQCVA, from the coding sequence ATGCCTACGCCTAATGTTGCAAACAAAGAATCACTTATTCAGTATTTGGGGCATTGGCCTTCGTTTCACGATGCCGAAATAGTAAGCTTAAAATTTACGCGGGGTGTACCCGAGTACTGGCCAGTAATTTGTCTAGAAATCGACATTATTGGGGTTTGCTTGGTAGAATTAGAATTTCAAGAAGTGCGGGATTATCAACTCGATGGATTTAATCATCAAAATGTGATTTTTGATATTCGCTTCAATGAAGAAGATGGATTAGTCAACTGTGAAATTGATACATCTTATGGATTAAATGGAAGCATTATAGCCCAGTGCGTGGCGTAA
- the bshC gene encoding bacillithiol biosynthesis cysteine-adding enzyme BshC: MVQTLSYADTGAFSGLLTDYLAQKPALAPFYHRWPALENFTAQIEEKQAAYSSAARQRLVEALRAQYAAGEVPAAVAANIELLAKDTTFTITTGHQLNLLTGPLYFVYKIVSAIKLSRELKAKYPQYDFVPVYWMATEDHDFAEINHFSLFGKTYQWDAEGTGGPVGRLPLAGLDEQLLSQLPPEVPALFREAYRGAPTLAAATQRLADGLFGQYGLVTLDADRPDLKQALVPVLEQEIQHQTSNAAVQATNARLTAAGYKPQVYSRPLNLFFLTDSGLRERLEPDASGADCVEVTVRNTARCHSQAELLELARQQPERFSPNVVLRPVYQELLMPNLAYIGGGAEVAYWFQLKDVFAAFKVPFPIVLPRNSALYVSRANAGKLKKLGLSTTDIFRPLPELKKQVGAALGQEEISLKEQQEALAATFQQVQDLAQRLDASLVRTVAAEAQKAAVGLAGLEKRLSKAAETKHETAYAQLAAIKEKLFPGGGLQERTDNVLNVLINNPEFINQLIGALEPLALNFAVVEEE; this comes from the coding sequence GTGGTTCAGACACTTTCTTATGCCGACACCGGCGCTTTTTCCGGCCTCCTCACCGATTACCTGGCCCAAAAGCCCGCGCTGGCACCATTCTACCACCGCTGGCCGGCGCTCGAAAACTTCACGGCCCAAATTGAAGAGAAGCAAGCCGCCTATTCGTCCGCGGCGCGGCAGCGGCTGGTAGAGGCCCTGCGCGCCCAGTACGCCGCCGGCGAAGTGCCCGCCGCTGTGGCCGCCAACATTGAGCTGCTGGCGAAGGACACCACGTTCACCATCACTACCGGCCACCAGCTCAACCTGCTCACGGGGCCCCTGTACTTTGTGTACAAAATTGTGTCGGCCATTAAGTTGAGCCGCGAGTTGAAGGCTAAATACCCGCAGTACGATTTCGTACCCGTGTACTGGATGGCCACCGAGGACCACGACTTTGCCGAAATCAACCACTTCTCGCTCTTCGGCAAAACCTACCAGTGGGACGCCGAAGGCACCGGGGGCCCAGTAGGCCGCCTGCCCCTGGCCGGCCTCGACGAGCAGCTGCTGAGCCAGCTGCCGCCCGAGGTGCCGGCCCTATTCCGCGAGGCCTACCGGGGGGCCCCCACGCTGGCCGCCGCCACCCAACGCCTGGCCGACGGCCTGTTTGGCCAGTACGGCCTGGTAACGCTCGACGCCGACCGTCCGGATTTGAAGCAGGCCCTGGTGCCAGTGCTGGAGCAGGAAATCCAGCACCAAACCTCCAACGCCGCCGTGCAGGCCACCAACGCCCGCCTCACCGCCGCCGGCTACAAGCCGCAGGTGTACTCGCGGCCCCTCAACCTGTTCTTCCTCACCGACAGCGGCTTGCGTGAGCGGCTGGAGCCCGACGCCAGCGGTGCCGACTGCGTGGAGGTGACCGTGCGCAACACTGCCCGCTGCCACAGCCAGGCCGAATTGCTGGAGCTGGCCCGCCAGCAGCCCGAGCGCTTCAGCCCCAACGTGGTGCTGCGGCCCGTGTACCAAGAGCTGCTAATGCCCAACCTAGCCTACATCGGCGGGGGCGCGGAGGTGGCGTACTGGTTCCAGCTGAAGGACGTGTTCGCGGCATTTAAGGTGCCGTTCCCCATCGTGCTGCCCCGCAATTCAGCGCTGTACGTGAGCCGCGCCAACGCCGGCAAACTCAAGAAGCTGGGCCTAAGCACCACCGATATTTTCCGCCCGCTGCCCGAGCTAAAGAAGCAAGTAGGCGCCGCCCTGGGCCAGGAAGAAATCAGCCTGAAGGAGCAGCAGGAGGCGCTGGCCGCCACCTTCCAGCAGGTGCAGGACCTGGCCCAGCGCCTCGATGCCTCGCTGGTGCGCACCGTAGCCGCCGAAGCCCAAAAAGCCGCCGTCGGACTCGCTGGCCTCGAAAAGCGCCTCAGCAAAGCCGCCGAAACCAAGCACGAAACCGCCTACGCCCAACTCGCCGCCATCAAGGAAAAGCTCTTCCCCGGCGGCGGCCTGCAAGAGCGCACCGACAATGTGCTGAACGTGTTAATTAATAACCCCGAATTCATCAATCAATTAATAGGGGCCCTGGAACCGCTAGCGCTGAACTTCGCTGTGGTGGAGGAAGAGTAG